Proteins found in one Maridesulfovibrio sp. genomic segment:
- a CDS encoding PEGA domain-containing protein: MKKRFIAIFCGLIATAGCTPAIQTQSIPVSTNPMGATVFADGKVSCTSPCTVELPRNADHIITIKKDQFRQQDVIIKRVYQQEKVMMRAVSQGMQSSSYAIGGGTEKTAWGMMQGVNSIDSQEQTGDAYVLAPSAVSVKLIPLTPQAQYEMTGSTAPDIQSLTNTDRSQISYILETMKTGTDFGWTNSHTGIKYDVKVGPALSGYDAPTRSFALKMTSHGQTSHYDAKASRVGQGKWAILGNGASTSMITDEGSNVETAAPPKVDDKALVKDALKAGAMALPSIHGGVTAKGGSSSEGWKGNTYSKKSSSTKVKAGVSVNPAQAVDLLDMLTDDKQ; encoded by the coding sequence ATGAAAAAAAGATTTATTGCAATTTTTTGTGGGCTTATTGCTACGGCAGGGTGTACTCCAGCCATTCAGACTCAATCCATACCGGTTTCGACAAACCCCATGGGGGCAACTGTTTTTGCAGATGGTAAAGTTTCCTGCACTTCGCCCTGTACTGTTGAGCTTCCCCGTAATGCTGATCATATCATTACAATCAAGAAAGATCAGTTCCGCCAGCAGGATGTCATCATAAAACGGGTTTACCAGCAGGAAAAGGTCATGATGCGGGCTGTTTCCCAGGGAATGCAATCTTCTTCATATGCTATAGGAGGCGGAACTGAAAAAACCGCCTGGGGGATGATGCAGGGGGTTAACTCCATTGATTCTCAGGAACAGACCGGTGATGCTTATGTTCTGGCTCCCTCCGCAGTTTCGGTTAAACTGATCCCGCTTACACCTCAAGCTCAATATGAGATGACAGGATCTACAGCGCCGGATATTCAAAGTTTAACAAATACTGATCGTTCACAGATCAGTTATATCCTTGAAACGATGAAAACCGGGACGGATTTTGGCTGGACCAATTCACATACCGGCATCAAGTATGATGTTAAGGTCGGTCCTGCGCTTTCCGGTTATGACGCTCCCACTCGTTCGTTTGCACTGAAAATGACATCTCATGGACAGACTTCACATTATGATGCCAAGGCCAGTCGGGTAGGGCAGGGTAAGTGGGCTATTCTTGGAAATGGCGCCTCTACATCTATGATTACCGATGAAGGCTCCAATGTTGAAACAGCAGCTCCGCCTAAAGTAGATGACAAGGCGCTAGTAAAAGATGCGCTTAAAGCAGGTGCAATGGCTTTGCCTTCAATTCACGGTGGAGTTACTGCTAAGGGTGGATCTTCAAGTGAAGGATGGAAAGGTAACACCTATTCTAAGAAGTCATCATCAACTAAAGTTAAGGCCGGAGTAAGCGTTAACCCTGCTCAAGCCGTAGACCTTTTGGATATGCTTACAGATGATAAGCAATAG
- the panD gene encoding aspartate 1-decarboxylase gives MGSRCLLKSKIHRATITDANVDYEGSISIDVDMLEKAGILPFERVDVLNVNNGERLTTYAIEGGPGEFCLNGAAAHKGEVGQKIIICSYAWLDEDELALHKPQVVLLGDGNKIKKAE, from the coding sequence ATGGGCAGTCGTTGCCTTTTAAAATCAAAGATCCACAGAGCGACTATTACCGACGCAAATGTCGATTATGAAGGGTCGATTTCAATTGATGTGGATATGCTCGAAAAAGCCGGTATCCTTCCCTTTGAGCGGGTTGACGTATTAAATGTCAATAACGGGGAAAGACTCACTACATACGCCATAGAGGGCGGTCCTGGTGAGTTTTGCTTAAACGGTGCAGCCGCACACAAGGGTGAGGTTGGGCAGAAGATCATTATTTGTTCTTATGCGTGGCTGGATGAAGATGAACTAGCTCTTCATAAACCACAAGTAGTCCTGCTCGGTGACGGGAACAAAATTAAAAAAGCTGAATAG
- a CDS encoding MoaD/ThiS family protein: MKITLLCYATFAVKCPENSDAYPIAEGDTVSDVLRKVEIPIEEVKIVFVNGVSCKFDTKLNDGDRVGVFPAVGGG, encoded by the coding sequence ATGAAAATTACCCTGCTTTGCTACGCCACCTTTGCGGTTAAATGTCCAGAAAATTCTGATGCATATCCCATTGCCGAGGGAGATACTGTTTCAGATGTTCTCCGGAAAGTTGAGATTCCGATCGAAGAGGTCAAAATTGTTTTTGTAAACGGTGTTTCCTGTAAGTTTGACACTAAACTTAATGACGGTGATAGAGTTGGTGTTTTTCCCGCTGTTGGTGGCGGATGA
- a CDS encoding manganese-dependent inorganic pyrophosphatase: protein MAIIAVGHKNPDTDTIASAIAIADLWSKAKEETKAVAQGEIAPETAFVLEKFGCAAPEVVTDATDQKVILVDHSDLAQSMDNLDKGEVVAVVDHHKLGDVTTPNPLEMWVWPVGCTGTVINAMYKFYNVEIPKNIAGVLLCAILSDTVMFKSVTCTEADKEAVAELAKIAGVEDVMALGMEMFNVKSAVAGASMNELIFRDYKDFDMSGKKVGIGQLEVVDLSVFNDIKDDLYAELEKVKADGRHSCFLLLTDIMKEGSEMLIVSDDPSVVEKAFGVAPEGTKVYLEGVMSRKKQVVPNFEKAFSA, encoded by the coding sequence ATGGCTATTATCGCAGTAGGACACAAAAACCCCGATACCGATACCATTGCATCCGCAATCGCAATTGCTGACCTTTGGTCCAAAGCTAAAGAAGAAACCAAAGCTGTTGCTCAGGGCGAAATCGCTCCTGAAACCGCATTTGTTCTGGAAAAATTCGGTTGCGCAGCTCCCGAAGTAGTAACTGACGCTACTGATCAGAAAGTTATCCTCGTTGACCACTCTGACCTCGCTCAGTCCATGGACAACCTTGATAAAGGTGAAGTTGTTGCAGTAGTTGATCACCACAAACTCGGTGATGTTACTACCCCCAACCCCCTCGAAATGTGGGTATGGCCCGTAGGTTGTACCGGTACCGTTATCAATGCAATGTACAAATTCTACAATGTAGAAATCCCCAAAAACATTGCTGGCGTACTTCTCTGTGCTATCCTTTCCGACACCGTTATGTTCAAGTCCGTAACCTGCACCGAAGCTGATAAAGAAGCTGTTGCAGAACTGGCTAAAATCGCTGGTGTTGAAGACGTTATGGCTCTCGGAATGGAAATGTTCAACGTGAAGTCTGCTGTTGCTGGTGCTTCCATGAACGAACTGATCTTCCGTGACTACAAAGATTTCGATATGTCCGGCAAAAAAGTTGGCATCGGCCAGCTCGAAGTTGTTGATCTGTCCGTATTCAACGACATCAAAGATGACCTCTACGCTGAACTTGAAAAAGTTAAAGCTGACGGCCGTCACAGCTGTTTCCTGCTGCTTACCGACATCATGAAAGAAGGTTCCGAAATGCTTATCGTTTCCGATGATCCTTCCGTTGTTGAAAAAGCATTCGGCGTTGCTCCCGAAGGTACCAAAGTATACCTCGAAGGCGTAATGTCCCGTAAAAAACAGGTTGTACCTAACTTCGAGAAAGCATTCTCCGCATAA
- a CDS encoding PTS sugar transporter subunit IIC: MGIVVSCLGCASRFFFAIFSLFRFTINPGLLERPLVVGALWGAVTGDVTTSLKIAVFFELFWLDNIPAGTYIPPHILASTFAALALTTSFAFTEARQVMVILLACLPLARIGGWLDYSLRQWHNRGHNKLIGWARKGKVGDQLPQKLVFRSILRTFVTSWLFFWTSTIILHYMLCIFFHKWGPLVAGVDMKWSFLWIAASLGGLLALRLRKAYATFVFGVVIVGFILIAGIL, translated from the coding sequence ATTGGCATTGTCGTTTCCTGTCTGGGTTGCGCTAGTCGGTTTTTTTTTGCGATTTTTTCGCTCTTCCGTTTTACTATAAATCCCGGCCTTCTTGAGCGTCCCCTAGTTGTCGGTGCCTTGTGGGGCGCTGTTACCGGAGATGTAACCACAAGTCTCAAGATTGCAGTATTTTTTGAGCTTTTCTGGCTGGATAATATCCCGGCAGGAACCTATATCCCCCCCCATATCCTGGCTTCAACATTTGCCGCACTGGCCCTGACCACTTCATTTGCTTTTACCGAAGCACGTCAGGTTATGGTTATCTTGTTGGCCTGTCTGCCCCTTGCCCGCATCGGCGGATGGTTGGATTATTCTCTCAGGCAATGGCATAACCGCGGCCACAATAAGTTGATCGGCTGGGCACGTAAGGGAAAAGTAGGTGATCAACTACCGCAAAAACTGGTTTTTCGGTCAATCTTAAGAACTTTTGTCACTTCTTGGCTTTTTTTCTGGACAAGCACCATCATCCTTCATTATATGCTTTGTATATTTTTTCACAAATGGGGGCCGCTGGTCGCCGGAGTGGATATGAAATGGTCTTTTTTATGGATAGCTGCCAGTCTCGGAGGGCTTCTGGCCCTTAGATTGCGTAAGGCCTACGCCACTTTTGTCTTCGGAGTGGTTATAGTGGGTTTTATTCTCATTGCCGGGATTCTGTAG
- a CDS encoding PTS sugar transporter subunit IIB, whose protein sequence is MMWVRIDNRLVHGQIIETWLPYTHAKNIVVANDAVAGDDLQQQIMSLAIPHSVNYTFCSVEDLNNKVIGLAEGNGSTIILFSSCGDVRRALDAGFRFNTVNIGNIHYGPGKKQISPSVALSSDDESCLQYFKGQGIELDFRCVPNDPVQVRFS, encoded by the coding sequence ATGATGTGGGTGAGAATTGATAACCGACTTGTTCACGGGCAGATAATCGAAACATGGCTCCCGTACACCCACGCCAAGAATATAGTGGTGGCCAATGATGCCGTCGCCGGAGATGATTTGCAGCAGCAGATTATGTCACTCGCTATTCCGCACTCGGTCAACTACACATTCTGCTCTGTAGAGGATTTGAATAATAAAGTTATAGGCTTGGCAGAAGGGAACGGCAGCACCATTATTCTCTTTTCTTCATGCGGCGATGTACGCAGGGCACTTGATGCCGGATTTAGATTCAACACAGTTAATATCGGCAATATTCATTACGGACCAGGTAAAAAACAGATTTCCCCCAGTGTGGCTTTGAGTTCTGATGATGAGTCCTGTCTCCAGTATTTCAAAGGACAGGGTATTGAACTCGACTTTCGCTGCGTTCCCAATGATCCTGTTCAGGTGAGGTTTTCATGA
- a CDS encoding PTS sugar transporter subunit IIA codes for MDIESSKNGIVLVTHGNFGQALIEAGELIVGPQEGVRSLSVDVEKGIDAAVDTLKKSIAEVNSGSGVLILTDMFGGTPTNLSLSLLQGDHIEVVTGVSLPMLLKAFQMRNESLQKMAEEVSKAAAKGIVIAGEMLRKRTSKG; via the coding sequence ATGGACATAGAATCAAGCAAGAACGGAATAGTTCTCGTTACCCATGGTAATTTTGGGCAGGCGCTTATAGAAGCGGGAGAATTAATTGTAGGACCGCAGGAAGGGGTCAGATCCCTTTCTGTTGATGTCGAGAAAGGTATTGACGCCGCTGTGGATACTTTAAAAAAAAGTATTGCCGAAGTTAATAGCGGGAGCGGTGTTTTGATTCTTACCGATATGTTTGGCGGGACTCCTACAAATCTCAGTCTGTCCCTGTTGCAGGGAGATCATATCGAGGTTGTTACCGGGGTCAGCCTGCCTATGCTCTTGAAGGCATTTCAGATGCGTAACGAGTCTTTACAGAAAATGGCTGAAGAAGTCAGTAAGGCCGCTGCCAAAGGTATTGTAATTGCTGGCGAAATGCTGCGAAAACGAACTTCTAAAGGATAG
- the rapZ gene encoding RNase adapter RapZ: protein MVSADDPFPVIVVTGLSGAGKSTVLKVFEDLRFFCVDGLPAGMLSRLVELFNTRDNAYRGIVLGMDLRQLEFSSDWESTREELTKMGYCPSILFLEARLPELVRRYATTRRLHPLESRDFGLEQALEQEKAILEAVRNQADLVIDTTTYSIHDLRRRIQEKWAELSERPRGLRVHVMSFGFKHDVPTAADMVMDLRFLPNPYFEEELRPLSGQDRAISDYVLGSEPGSIFIEKYLDFLQYVLPLYESEGRYRLTIAVGCTGGRHRSVATAERIFATLKDNGYSVSLEHKHIHLK from the coding sequence GTGGTATCTGCTGATGATCCGTTTCCAGTGATTGTTGTTACCGGGTTGTCCGGTGCTGGTAAATCTACGGTTTTAAAAGTTTTTGAGGATTTGCGTTTCTTCTGTGTGGACGGACTCCCGGCGGGAATGCTTTCACGTCTGGTTGAGCTTTTTAATACCCGTGATAATGCCTACCGGGGGATTGTATTGGGCATGGACCTCCGTCAGCTGGAGTTCAGCAGCGACTGGGAAAGTACCCGTGAAGAATTAACCAAAATGGGATACTGTCCCAGCATTCTTTTTCTTGAAGCCCGTTTACCGGAATTGGTGCGCAGGTATGCCACTACTCGTCGTCTTCATCCGCTTGAATCCAGAGATTTCGGGCTTGAGCAGGCGTTGGAGCAGGAAAAAGCTATCCTTGAAGCTGTTCGGAACCAGGCTGATCTGGTCATTGATACCACTACCTATTCCATACACGACCTGCGCCGCAGGATTCAGGAAAAGTGGGCTGAATTGAGTGAAAGGCCGCGCGGATTACGTGTTCACGTCATGTCTTTCGGCTTTAAGCACGATGTTCCTACTGCCGCGGATATGGTCATGGATCTTCGCTTTTTACCCAATCCTTATTTTGAGGAAGAGCTTCGTCCTCTGTCCGGGCAGGATAGGGCTATCTCGGATTACGTACTTGGTTCAGAACCGGGCTCAATTTTTATTGAGAAATATCTCGATTTCCTGCAATATGTGCTTCCCCTTTACGAGTCGGAAGGGCGCTACCGGCTGACCATTGCCGTAGGCTGTACCGGGGGGAGACACCGGTCCGTTGCAACTGCTGAGAGGATATTTGCAACTCTCAAGGATAATGGTTACTCTGTCTCCCTTGAACACAAGCATATCCATTTAAAATAG
- a CDS encoding fructose PTS transporter subunit IIA: protein MNISDNLAKDLVVYELQATDKGGVLEEMVSTLKDAGLDIDVENSLKVLNDREKLGTTGIGDGIAIPHGKLDSIEEIVVVVGRSSAGVDFESLDMQPCKIFFMVLAPEQGAGTHLKVLAQISRQLKDEAFRQAFIETGDKEELLRLLGIA, encoded by the coding sequence ATGAATATATCTGATAATCTGGCGAAGGATCTTGTTGTCTATGAACTGCAGGCCACTGATAAGGGTGGAGTTCTGGAAGAGATGGTTTCTACACTCAAGGACGCAGGTCTCGATATTGATGTGGAGAACTCGCTCAAGGTCCTCAATGATCGTGAAAAACTTGGAACAACAGGAATAGGGGATGGCATAGCCATCCCCCACGGAAAATTGGACAGCATTGAAGAGATTGTTGTTGTCGTCGGCCGCTCAAGCGCAGGGGTTGACTTTGAATCTCTGGACATGCAGCCGTGTAAGATATTCTTTATGGTGCTGGCCCCCGAGCAGGGGGCCGGTACCCATTTAAAGGTACTGGCGCAGATTTCAAGGCAGCTCAAAGATGAGGCCTTCCGGCAGGCTTTTATAGAAACCGGGGATAAGGAGGAATTGCTCCGACTCCTCGGCATAGCATAA
- the hpf gene encoding ribosome hibernation-promoting factor, HPF/YfiA family, whose protein sequence is MNVAFTFKNFDASEHLKEYANSRFSKLVKYVSNPDNTDMQVKLSVDKFRHVAEVVLTSDHLHVSAYEVSEDMYSTVDMVLDKLESQLRRANEKTRSHRRKDSAPARMDILSYGEAEYREPVIVESDSFVPKPMTIDEAAEQLQTLDHEFLVFRNADNEAINVIYRRNNGDFGLIDPGY, encoded by the coding sequence ATGAACGTAGCATTTACTTTTAAGAATTTCGACGCATCCGAACATCTTAAGGAATATGCAAACAGCCGTTTCTCCAAGTTGGTAAAGTATGTAAGCAACCCTGACAATACTGACATGCAGGTTAAGCTGTCAGTGGATAAGTTCAGGCATGTTGCGGAAGTTGTTTTGACTTCCGACCATTTGCATGTATCTGCTTACGAAGTGTCCGAAGACATGTATTCTACCGTGGATATGGTTCTGGACAAGCTTGAATCTCAGCTTCGTCGTGCGAATGAAAAGACGAGGAGTCACAGGCGTAAGGATAGTGCTCCCGCCCGTATGGACATCCTCAGTTATGGTGAGGCTGAGTATAGGGAACCTGTAATTGTGGAGTCTGACTCCTTTGTTCCGAAGCCTATGACTATTGATGAAGCAGCAGAACAGCTGCAGACCCTTGACCATGAATTCCTCGTTTTCCGTAATGCGGATAACGAAGCTATAAATGTAATTTACCGTCGCAATAACGGCGATTTCGGCTTAATTGACCCGGGATACTAA
- the rpoN gene encoding RNA polymerase factor sigma-54, with amino-acid sequence MGLELRQQLKLTQQLVMTPQLQQAIKLLQLSRLELMDTVHQELMENPILEEAEAAERTDAADAEAGTATAEEAQISKEAEWENYLGEFSSTSKQSASRESESYEEGTSFEARLTKAASLEGHLHWQMSLSDFTAEERVVGECLIGNLSSGGFLRIDLEDVCETCYAEIEDVEKVLHRIQRFDPVGVAARTPQECLLIQLEALKLDDDPILVSLVRDHLDDLEKKRYKPLARKFKLSMEDLKSYLDLMQTLDPLPGASFSSGDSFYVSPDAYVYEYDGDFVIVLNEDGLPKLQMNAFYVETLASTKGDDKEYFQDKMRSAQWLMKSLYQRQRTLYKVLESIVRFQREFFAQGVTKLKPLILKEVAEDIEMHESTVSRITTNKYVSTPHGIYELKFFFNSALGLDDGSQVGSESVKATIKKLISEEDGKKPLSDEKIAEILKEKLEVNIARRTVAKYRTAMGILSSSKRKKVF; translated from the coding sequence ATGGGATTGGAACTAAGACAACAATTAAAGCTTACGCAACAGCTGGTGATGACTCCCCAGTTGCAGCAGGCGATCAAGTTGTTGCAGCTTTCCCGTCTAGAGCTGATGGATACCGTTCATCAGGAACTGATGGAGAATCCTATCCTTGAAGAAGCTGAAGCGGCGGAAAGAACCGATGCCGCTGACGCTGAAGCAGGAACCGCTACGGCGGAAGAGGCTCAGATTTCCAAGGAGGCCGAGTGGGAGAATTATCTCGGAGAATTTTCCAGCACCTCCAAACAGTCCGCTTCTCGTGAGTCGGAGTCTTATGAAGAGGGTACTTCCTTTGAAGCCCGTCTGACCAAGGCTGCTTCTCTTGAAGGACACCTTCATTGGCAGATGAGTCTTTCTGATTTTACTGCTGAAGAACGAGTTGTCGGCGAGTGTCTTATAGGCAATTTAAGCTCTGGTGGTTTTTTACGGATTGACTTGGAAGATGTCTGCGAAACATGTTACGCTGAAATCGAAGACGTAGAAAAGGTTCTTCACCGCATCCAGCGTTTCGATCCGGTCGGTGTGGCTGCGCGGACTCCGCAGGAATGTCTGCTTATTCAGCTCGAGGCCTTGAAACTTGACGATGATCCTATTCTGGTCTCACTGGTCCGGGATCATCTGGATGATCTTGAAAAGAAGCGCTATAAGCCGCTGGCACGTAAATTCAAGCTCAGCATGGAGGATTTGAAGAGTTATCTTGACCTGATGCAGACGCTTGATCCTCTGCCCGGAGCAAGTTTTTCAAGCGGAGACTCTTTCTATGTCAGCCCGGATGCTTATGTTTATGAATATGACGGTGATTTTGTCATCGTGCTTAATGAAGATGGTCTTCCCAAACTGCAGATGAATGCATTTTATGTGGAGACGCTGGCATCAACCAAGGGAGACGACAAGGAATATTTTCAAGACAAGATGCGCTCCGCACAATGGCTGATGAAGAGCCTGTATCAGCGGCAGCGTACTTTGTATAAGGTTTTAGAATCCATAGTGAGATTTCAGCGCGAGTTTTTCGCTCAAGGTGTTACCAAGCTTAAACCGCTTATCCTTAAAGAGGTGGCTGAAGACATCGAAATGCATGAATCCACTGTGAGCCGGATCACAACAAATAAGTATGTTTCGACTCCGCATGGAATTTATGAACTAAAGTTCTTTTTCAATAGTGCTCTCGGTCTGGATGACGGATCTCAGGTCGGTTCCGAGTCCGTCAAGGCGACGATCAAGAAATTGATCAGTGAAGAAGACGGAAAGAAACCACTCAGTGACGAGAAGATCGCTGAGATTCTCAAAGAGAAGCTGGAAGTCAATATCGCAAGAAGGACCGTGGCCAAGTATAGGACTGCAATGGGAATACTCTCCTCGTCCAAGAGGAAAAAAGTATTCTAG
- the lptB gene encoding LPS export ABC transporter ATP-binding protein: MSSIIAKKLVKNYGPKEVVRGIGLTVREGEVVGLLGPNGAGKTTTFYMLVGVVKPTSGEVYFNKQQITRLPLHERARLGLSYLPQESSIFRKLSVRKNLEIIIEHTGLSGKEVPKRADELLDQLGILRLADQKAMYLSGGERRRLEIARAMINNPKFILLDEPFAGIDPIAVIDIQDIISTLKDMGLGILISDHNVRETLSICDRAYLVYEGRVILNGSPENIVKNTKARRLYLGDSFSL; this comes from the coding sequence ATGTCTTCGATTATCGCCAAAAAACTGGTCAAGAATTACGGGCCCAAAGAGGTTGTCCGCGGAATAGGTTTGACCGTGCGCGAGGGCGAGGTCGTGGGGCTGCTCGGGCCTAATGGAGCAGGTAAAACCACTACTTTTTATATGCTTGTGGGGGTGGTGAAGCCAACTTCCGGGGAAGTTTATTTCAATAAACAGCAGATAACCCGTCTGCCTCTGCATGAGCGGGCTCGTCTCGGGCTCAGTTATCTGCCGCAGGAAAGTTCAATTTTCAGAAAACTTTCTGTTCGCAAGAACCTTGAGATCATCATCGAGCATACCGGGCTGTCAGGTAAAGAAGTGCCCAAGAGGGCGGATGAACTCTTGGATCAGCTTGGGATTCTGCGTTTGGCAGACCAGAAGGCCATGTATCTTTCCGGTGGTGAACGGCGTCGTCTGGAAATTGCGCGGGCCATGATCAACAACCCTAAATTTATTCTGCTTGATGAGCCTTTTGCCGGGATCGATCCTATCGCAGTCATTGATATTCAGGATATTATCTCCACGCTGAAGGATATGGGGCTGGGAATTCTTATCTCGGATCATAACGTGCGTGAAACTTTATCAATCTGTGACCGGGCTTATCTTGTCTACGAAGGCCGTGTGATTCTTAACGGCTCGCCGGAAAATATTGTCAAAAACACCAAGGCGCGCAGATTATATCTTGGAGACAGTTTCAGTCTTTAG
- a CDS encoding LptA/OstA family protein, with translation MIKLFENISFLRGRSVLVFLSPVFLCVLFFLAFVSGSTTALAYDKSDVKISRTIANVRANPDLKSPVVWVLSPAEKFMVGKVQGSWYPVYPVSDAKNMSPVGYVSGKIVVPAPENGPFVDWGDVRYVGKDLKFYLERTVKSSTAGMLKSGDKIKVGFLRDGWYAVFKGDAKVVSEADALGYVKQSAIDIVNDNARIRYAVRRINVIEKPVATSKAVGILNPGFRAQVGAEKGGMYELYRIDTIVKDDTPVWGYAWGPFLAPYPKNLEKAQMAGIDARKAEIKAEKERKDQQKLKRDNDLAAMEEAMDEILVAPVKTKVLYSTAVLNVRSEPNAKSLIVDKLDLGEAVTVGQEEGKWYPVFKSGKDDKLKRVGYVYGTYLKADAPVVKKEKPLKKRVPGGPDEVPIKITSTKMTFSENRNRITFAGNVKVVRLDVTLTSDTLTAYLRPDGDSLSDTQDKIKKIVAGGNVKVVMKKRNGKCDKLTYVVGDSIIYMNGNAELQDGPNNIQGDEIKFYLKDNRAEVVGGNKPIEAIFYTPKNVSP, from the coding sequence TTGATAAAATTATTTGAAAATATTTCATTTTTGCGCGGCAGGTCCGTACTTGTTTTTCTTTCTCCGGTTTTTCTGTGCGTGCTGTTTTTTCTGGCCTTTGTTTCAGGCAGCACCACTGCTCTCGCCTATGATAAATCCGATGTTAAAATTTCCCGGACTATAGCCAATGTCCGTGCAAATCCTGACTTGAAGTCTCCGGTGGTCTGGGTGCTTTCGCCGGCTGAAAAGTTTATGGTCGGCAAGGTTCAGGGAAGCTGGTATCCGGTTTATCCTGTTTCAGATGCTAAAAATATGAGTCCTGTCGGTTATGTTTCCGGAAAAATAGTTGTACCGGCCCCCGAAAACGGCCCCTTCGTTGATTGGGGGGATGTGCGGTACGTTGGTAAAGATCTTAAATTTTATCTGGAACGTACTGTAAAATCTTCCACCGCAGGTATGCTTAAGTCCGGGGATAAGATCAAGGTCGGGTTTCTCCGGGATGGCTGGTATGCTGTTTTCAAGGGAGATGCAAAAGTTGTCAGTGAGGCTGATGCCCTCGGTTATGTAAAGCAATCCGCCATTGATATAGTTAATGACAACGCCCGGATAAGGTATGCCGTCCGCCGGATTAATGTGATTGAAAAACCTGTAGCCACTTCCAAGGCCGTAGGTATTCTTAATCCCGGTTTTCGTGCTCAGGTAGGTGCGGAGAAGGGCGGTATGTACGAGCTTTACCGTATCGATACTATTGTAAAGGACGATACACCGGTTTGGGGTTACGCATGGGGACCGTTTCTTGCGCCTTATCCTAAAAATCTGGAAAAGGCCCAGATGGCGGGGATTGATGCCCGCAAGGCCGAAATTAAGGCTGAAAAAGAAAGAAAGGATCAGCAGAAACTGAAGCGGGACAATGATCTGGCCGCCATGGAAGAAGCCATGGATGAAATTTTGGTTGCTCCGGTAAAGACCAAGGTCCTGTATTCCACTGCGGTGCTCAATGTCCGCTCCGAGCCGAATGCCAAATCACTTATTGTTGATAAACTGGATTTGGGTGAAGCTGTGACTGTAGGGCAGGAAGAGGGCAAATGGTATCCCGTTTTCAAATCCGGAAAAGATGATAAGCTCAAACGTGTGGGCTATGTTTACGGTACTTACCTTAAAGCCGACGCTCCGGTTGTCAAAAAGGAAAAGCCGCTCAAAAAACGTGTTCCGGGCGGCCCGGATGAAGTTCCCATCAAGATTACCTCCACTAAAATGACTTTCAGCGAAAATCGCAACCGTATTACTTTCGCCGGCAATGTGAAGGTTGTCCGGCTTGATGTGACTCTCACATCCGATACCCTTACAGCATACCTTCGTCCTGACGGTGATTCCCTCTCCGATACCCAGGATAAGATCAAGAAGATTGTGGCCGGGGGTAACGTCAAGGTTGTAATGAAGAAACGTAATGGCAAGTGCGATAAGCTTACCTACGTAGTTGGCGATTCTATCATTTATATGAATGGTAATGCCGAGTTGCAGGACGGGCCTAATAATATTCAGGGTGATGAGATTAAATTTTACCTGAAGGATAACCGGGCAGAGGTGGTCGGCGGCAATAAGCCCATTGAGGCTATTTTCTATACCCCGAAAAATGTGTCTCCGTAG
- the lptC gene encoding LPS export ABC transporter periplasmic protein LptC → MGRLGLILNLILALFLGLCSGTLLGKKYGTFPHMARGVVESPLVANQNQSDISAEEIELIQGTGGDIEWVLRAGSADYDQEKGLVIADKPRVTYYLGRDRKEVFVSALHGEVSQKGHGLKLWDHVEGNYGDMGLVADRLDFKPKDNLLFLEGNVKVQSPSVYITSNRVKVDLITREIMIEDGMEALISPDMVVMPQ, encoded by the coding sequence ATGGGCCGTCTAGGCTTAATTTTAAATTTGATACTGGCCCTTTTTTTAGGGCTTTGCAGCGGAACCCTGCTGGGCAAAAAATACGGAACTTTTCCGCATATGGCCCGTGGCGTGGTGGAGAGTCCGCTGGTGGCTAACCAGAATCAGTCCGATATTTCTGCTGAGGAAATTGAGCTTATTCAGGGAACAGGCGGAGATATCGAATGGGTTCTCCGGGCGGGGAGCGCGGATTATGATCAGGAAAAAGGTCTGGTTATTGCTGATAAACCCCGGGTTACATACTATCTTGGACGGGACCGTAAAGAAGTTTTTGTCAGTGCCTTGCACGGTGAGGTAAGCCAGAAAGGTCATGGACTTAAGCTCTGGGATCATGTGGAAGGAAATTATGGCGATATGGGCCTCGTGGCTGATCGTCTTGATTTTAAGCCCAAGGATAATCTGCTTTTTCTGGAAGGGAATGTGAAGGTACAGAGTCCGTCTGTTTATATTACCTCCAATCGGGTCAAGGTAGATCTAATCACTCGTGAAATAATGATTGAAGACGGAATGGAAGCCCTGATTTCACCGGACATGGTGGTAATGCCTCAATAG